One window of Thermodesulfovibrionales bacterium genomic DNA carries:
- the nuoB gene encoding NADH-quinone oxidoreductase subunit NuoB, with product MIRILRQIFRTGIVTEPLLPDVETDIHEVGAKLEEAIRRRFRGSLTIRQVDAGSCNGCELEIHAMNNALYNCEGYGIRFTASPRFADMLLVTGPVTRNMEIALRRTYAATPDPKLVLAVGDCGCCGGIFGESYASLGGIDRVIPVDVSIPGCPPSPIALLNGILRAVR from the coding sequence ATGATTAGGATACTTCGCCAGATATTCCGCACCGGCATCGTGACTGAACCCCTTCTCCCGGACGTGGAGACGGACATACACGAAGTCGGCGCGAAACTGGAAGAGGCGATCAGGAGACGATTCAGGGGGAGCCTCACGATAAGGCAGGTGGACGCCGGTTCATGCAACGGCTGTGAGCTTGAGATACACGCGATGAACAATGCCCTCTACAATTGTGAAGGATACGGTATCCGCTTCACGGCATCTCCCCGTTTTGCCGATATGCTCCTGGTCACGGGTCCTGTGACACGAAACATGGAGATAGCCCTGCGCAGGACCTATGCCGCTACCCCTGACCCGAAGCTCGTCCTTGCCGTGGGCGATTGCGGCTGCTGCGGCGGTATATTCGGAGAGAGCTACGCATCCCTCGGCGGCATCGATAGGGTCATACCCGTTGATGTTTCTATTCCCGGCTGTCCTCCCTCGCCGATTGCCTTACTGAACGGCATT